The genomic window GCGCGTAATATTCCTGTGCGTGCTTTAGTCAGGGATATAGAGGCAGCTAGAACCATTTTGCCACCTGATGCCGAGTTAGTAGTAGGTGACGTATTAAATCCACAAAGCCTAACTACAGCCTTGGGAGATAGTACAGTGGTGCTGTGTGCAACTGGCGCAAAACCCAGTTTAGATCCCACTGGCCCCTATAAAGTAGATTTTGAAGGCACTAAAAATTTAGTCGATGTGGCCAAAGCCAAGGGAATTGAACATTTTGTTTTAGTAACTTCTTTGTGTGTCTCCCAGTTTTTCCATCCGTTGAACTTGTTTTGGCTAATTTTAGTATGGAAAAAACAAGCAGAGGAGTATCTGCAAAAAAGCGGTTTAAATTACACAATTGTTCGCCCTGGTGGATTAAAAAATGAAGATAATGCCGATGCGATCGTCATGCAGGGTGCTGATACATTATTTGAGGGTAGTATTCCTCGCCAAAAAGTCGCCCAAGTTTGTGTAGAAGCTCTATTTAAGCTAGTCGCACACCATAAAATAGTCGAGATAGTCGCCAAACCCGAAGCTAGCCCTAAAAGCTTTGAAGAATTATTTCAACAATGCTAACCGCGCTACTGCTAACATCACTCATTTTGTGAACTTTACCGAAATAGATGCGTCAACTTTTGTTGTTAGCTAAGAGAGTCAGAAACCCCACGCCTAAAAGCGGGGGCTTAAAAAAGCCCTAATCTGACCAGACTAAGTTCTTAACTGAACTACGTGAAATTGGAAGGAGTAAAACTCTGAAAAGCCTTGAACTCAAAGGTCTGGAAAAATTTATTGGCCCTATAGCCGCACTTCTAGGCTTTGTTTACTTATTTCAATGGTACGTGTTTGGGGATTTGCGATCGCCTTCTGATCCCATCTTTGGCAATAATTTACCACCCTTGGTGATGGAAGGCGGAGATCCATACATCCGGGCTTTGATGCGAACCATCTCAGCTAGTGAAGCCAATAGCAAACGCCCCTATTCACTGTTGTATGGTGGACAGCAAATCACTGACCTCAGTAAGCATCCTGAAATATGCGTCACTATTCCCGTAGGGCCAAACACAGGTAATTGTTCTACAGCTGCTGGCAGATATCAAATGATTAATACCACTTGGTATCATATTGCTCCCCGTTATCACCCCAAACCAGGACAAATGATGTTTTGGTCTAATTATAGTTTTGAGCCACAATATCAAGATGTAGTAGTTTACCGTTGGTTAAATGATTCCAAGGTTTGGGGAATTGATATTTCCCAACTATTGCGTCAAGGTAAGTTAAACGAAGTTTTGCGGCGACTCTCTCCCACTTGGACAAGTTTAGGTTATGGCATAGAAACAAACTCTATTAGTAAGTCTTTGCCCAAGATTTATCAAAAAATGTTGCAAGAAGAATTAACAACAGCCAGTCAACCAGCCGCAGCCAACGCCGCGACTCCCAGTCCCAAGATTAACCCTAAAGGCAAACAACCAAAACCGCAGTAAGGGAATAGGGAGTAGTTAACAATTCAAAATTCAAAATTCAAAATTCAAAATTCAAAATTAAATACAGTTGGAGTCGGGGATTTAAACCCCAACTCAACTGATACTAAGTGTAGACGTAGGGGTCTTAAACCCTTGAATTTACGATAAGTTAGTATACTTTTATTTTCTGTAGTAAACTCTAGCATTGCCGAATCCGCGATCGCGAATAAAATTATTCCATCTTTGGGCATCAGTGCGCTGACTAAAAGGCCCTACTGCTACGTGTGGTCCTAGAGGTTGTTTTCTTTCAGTGACAAAACCCTCTAATCCCGGAAACTGTCGAATCTGATTGGCAATGGTGAATAAATCTTCTGACTTAGCAGGAATGGAAATGTAATATCTGGATTTGGTGGTGGGATTATTGGTATTACCAGAGTTCCGATTATCAGGATAATAAGGTAATTCTTGCCCACTATCAAAACCCGCAACACTCGCACCATAAATACCAATTGCGTTTAACTCTCTAACTCGCTGTTGAGCATTATTTAGCCGATTAAATACTCCAGACTGAATCACAGAACGGCCATTGTACTGTCGAATATATGCGGTAGGTTCAACGCGGCGTACTTGTTGCAGAGTCCAGTTGCTAGTATTCTCAACATACACTGAGTAACGTTGAAAACTTTGGCTGAATGAAGACTCTGCTGGTTGATATTGATTAAATTCTACAGGCTGATTTTGTGGGTAGTTTGGTGGAGGTGGTAAAGTTTTAAATACTGATTGAGCTAGCAGTACCTTATCATCATTGCTAATTTGTCCCTGTACAGGGCTGCTATTGGCAATCAGTGCCAAAAACAAAGACATGATAGGTAATCCAATATGTTTGGCTGTTATTTGACTAGACATAGTAGTAACAAAATTGATAATTTTCCTAATAGTTAGCTTAATTTGTGTAAGTCTAGGTGGCAACGAATACCATCTTGAAGCTGAATAATTTATTTGTGGTAGTTCCCGAACGAAGTCCTTTTCTCATAAGGCTTTGAAGGAGATGTGCTAGAATTGAGCAGTTAAAAATTTTTAAGTTGGCGTTGTAGTTGTCGATCGCAAGGTAAATTTTTATATTCAGCAAGGCAATACGCCAAGCTCAATTCAAAGATATGAAAAAAGTCGTCGTTGGTCTTTCGGGTGGCGTTGATAGTTCCACCGCCGCCGCTATTCTCCACCATCAGGGCTATGAAGTGATTGGTTTGACCCTTTGGCTAATGAAAGGCAAAGGCCAGTGTTGCTCTGAAGGTATGATCGACGCGGCTTATATTTGTGAACAGTTGGGCATTCCTCATCAAGTTGTAGATATGCGGGATGTCTTTCAAACTCATATTGTTGATTACCTGGTGAATGGTTACAGCGTGGGAATTACGCCCTTACCTTGTTCCCAGTGTAATAAAACGGTGAAGTTCGGCCCAATGGTACAATATGCCCGTGAAGAATTGGGATGCGATCGCATTGCCACTGGTCATTATGCCCGCATTAGCTACAATGAAGCTACGGAACGTTACGAATTATTAAGAGCTATTGACCGTAATAAAGACCAATCCTACTTTCTGTATGATTTGTCTCAAGATTTACTAGCAGCATCATTATTTCCTCTAGGGGAAATGCAAAAAGCTGACACCCGCCGCATCGCTGCTGAACACGGCTTAAAGACTGCTGATAAGCCAGAAAGTCAAGATTTGTGCTTAGTGGAAAGTAACGGTTCTATGCGAGCATTTCTGGATAAATATATCGCTCCCAAAACAGGTGATATCGTCGATACCACAGGCAAAGTTTTGGGACAACATGATGGTGTCCATCACTACACTATTGGTCAGCGCAAAGGCATCGGCATTGCTGCGGCTGAACCATTGTATGTGATTGAATTAGACGCGGTGAATAATAAAGTAATAGTAGGCGATCGCACCAAAGCAACTCAGTCTGAATGTACAGTTAGCCGAGTTAATTGGGTATCTATGGCTGAACCAACTTCCCCCATTCGTGCGGAAGTACAAGTTCGCTACCGTTCTAGTCCTGAATCGGTGACAGTTATACCTTTAGAAAACTCCCGCGTGCGTTTGGTGTTTGACGAACCCCAATTCAGCATCACCCCCGGACAAGCTGCTGTCTGGTACGACGGCGAAAAAGTTCTCGGTGGGGGAATTATTGAATTGAGTGCTGAGTGCTGAGAATGTAGGTTGGGTTGACGTAAGGAAACCCAAGATAGATCATAGTGTTGGGTTAGGCGATCGCTTGGTTTGGACTTAGGACTCAAGGAGTTTGTAATTACATCAAAGGACGAGAAGTTTGAGAACCCCAACCTAGTAGCCAAAAAACAGGATGTGGGTTTCCAATTGCCAAAATTGGTGTGATATTTAGTTTGGTAACTGAAGCCGCTATTGCTTTGTAAAGCATTAATAGCGGTTTGCCGCCACCAGTCTGGGATCAGCTGCCCATCAGTGCCTGGGCTAGCCCGATGAAAAGCGGTATTGCCACGGCAATCGCAACCGGCGTGCCGATGGCTGTGGAAGCACCTATGTAGGCGGAGGGATTGGCTGACGGGATACCAGCTCGTAAAGTGGGCGGACCTGAGATGTCTGAACTGGAGGCGGCAATGACGGCCAGGAGCGCGACACCGCCAGGGCTGAACCCCGTGGCGTAGTGGGCAATCATGCCGAGACCGAAGGCAATAAACCCATGCAGGAGCGGTGCTACCAGGGCATATACGGCGTACCACTGGGCTACCTTGCGTAGCTCGCCAATCCTTGACCAAGCCTCCATACCCATTATCAGCATTAGTATTGAAAGCAGGCCGCGGAAGAGAGGCTCATAGAAGCTTTCAAAAACACTTTCCGGCCGGGTTATTATGCCTAGAGTGAGGCCGAGCAGCAGTGCCGATAGAGCAGAACCCTGGAGGCTTTCCTGCACGATGGGCCATATCTCGACCCGCTTGCCTGCGGTAGCGCGCTGCTGGCTGAGATACTCCTGCCTGGTGCTGGGATACTCCTGCTCGTTGGGATATTCGCCTGCGATAACTGCCTGCTTGCTGAGATATTCCTCCTGGCTGTCATACTTGTCGCGCTTCTTGCTGGTATAAATGCTGGCCACGACGATCGCAGTCACGAGCGCGGGGATGTCCATGAAGGGATAGAGTGCGCCAGCCCAGGGTTCGTATTTCATGCCTTGCGCTTCCATTACCGTTATGCCGGCAGCGAGGGTAGAGCCACTCACCGCACCGAACAAGCCTGCCGTCGCAACGGCATCCACGGTTCTGATGCCCGGCAGCTTGGCCAAGGTATATCGCCCGATGAACACGATCAGGATACCCGTTACCACAGCGAACAGCCCGGGCAACAGCATCTCCGTCAGATTAGAATTGCGGATCGCAATGCCGCCGCTCAGTCCGACTTTGATGAGGAGCATGAAGACGATGAACTTATATATCGCATCTGGAATTTGCAGTTGGCTACCGAGGGCGGCAATGACTATACCACCAATCAGAAAGCTAAGTGTCGGGGACTGCAATTGAGCCCCGAATTTCGTCAAGAAATCGGACAAGAAATCCACGTTGTAATTCCTCCTTGATTCAGATATTAGGGGTCAAAACAATTCAAAATTCTCAATTCAAAATTGCAATCATTAGGAGCTTGAACCCACTACTGATTGAAGACAAATTCAAAATTCAAAATTCTCAATTCAAAATTGCAATTATAGGAGCTTGAACCTAGTACTGATTGTTCGCGTAGCGTCCCGTAGGGAAGACCACTGAACAAAGTTCAGTGGGGGCTTGTACCCAGAATTAATTAATTCAAAATAAATCTTCTTCTTAATTTTGCATTTTGCATTTTGAATTCAAAAAATGTTAGTACGGCAGATATGTGATTAACTTTATCTTAAAATTCTTACAAATTTGCGATCGCTCTACATGGATCTGCTACGTAATTTCAAATTCAAATCATAAGTTTTCCTTTTAGTTTCAAAAAACCTATATATCTCTGGTAAATGTGAATTGCAATCATAGGCTTTTCTCTATACATTGTTGTTATTAAGAATTGCTTTTTATTTTTGAATTTTGAATTTTGAATTTTGAATTTTTAAGCTGGCTGGATCTGCGCGGGACTGGCCTGCTCCATCCTACCTGTCCAGTCAAACCGGCTAGCGTCTGCTTGTTTTCACCAGAGGACGGTATGGGGCTGGCCAAATCGGAAGAGTTGCGTGGACACCACTCTTATAGCAATGCCTGAGCTAATCAATCCACATTTCGGGGGGAGTTGTTGACGGCACATAAGTCTTGGATGGACTGTAACTGGCGAGGTTAAACCACCCCACCGCCAGTAGGAGACCGAACCCACAGCCCAACAAAAAAGTCCAGGCGTGAGAAGGATCGAGTACGCAGAGCAGGCGGCGATCGCCGCTATATACCTGCACTAGCCAGCCTTCGCTGGTGTTGTCAAATCTGGTTTGCAGTTTAGTTGAGTCAAACTTGTTCATTGTCTACGCTCCATGATCATCGAATGTGTGTGGCGGTGGCGGTTACTTGCGCGCCGCTATGGAAACACCTGTCAGAAATTCACCTGTGAATGGAGAGTGTCTCAAGGAGAGAGACTGGGTCGCTCAAACCTGACATTGATGTCGAACAGAAGACAGACATCTATGCTTTCGCCTTGAACGATATTCTTACGTTTATATTTAGAAGCGCATCAAGAAATCGGACAAGAAATCCACATTGTAATTCCTCCTTGATTCAGATATTAGGGGTTGACAAATATGTGCTTAACTTTATCTTAAAATTCTTACAAATTTGCGATTGCTCTACATGAATCTGCGAAGTAATTTCAAATTCAAATCATAAGTTTTACTTTTATTTTCAAAAAACCTATATATCTCTGTTCAATGTGAATTGTAATCATAGGATTTTCTCTATACATTGTTGCTAATAAAAACCTTTACCGAATGGTGTGAAGAGCAGGTGTCATCGTGTCAAAAGTATAAGTGTTTTTTATAAAATACTTCCGCTAATCTGAGTCAATTTTTCTCAATAGAGGTGAGTAGATTTGCCGATCTTTAGCATAAACTTAAAGATATGGTTCAAAGCAAGACTCGATGGTTTTGCTTTGAATTGTCGTATATAGAACGTATCAGGAGGTAACCCACATGACCCAGAAAGCCAGTAAGCTTGTCATCGTCACGGAAAAGGTGCTGCTGAAAAAGGTCGCCAAGATCATCGACGAAGCCGGTGCTACCGGTTATACGGTGGTGGCCGCTGGAGGTAAAGGCAGTCGCGGCGTGCGATCGTCGGGACAACCCACCGTTGGCGACATCTACACTAATGTAAAGTTCGAGGTACTCACCCCCAGTCGGGATATGGCCGTGAAGATTGCGGATGAGGTCGCAGCGCAGTTTTTCAAAGATTATTCGGGTATCACCTATATCTGTGACGTGATGGAGGTACTGTACGCACACCAGTTCTGAGTCAAAACCCCAGCAATTCTACTTTTAGCAAGAAGCTGTTCAAGCCCTGGGAATCTCGGTATTGTAATGACATCGGAGAGATCCAAGAGAGCTAGAGTGGTTGCAAGAACGGGGTTTGTTCGACACCATCGTCGGTTCGTTTCGGCAGCGTTTGTCGTCGCTACCGAACAAACGCATAGCCAAAAACACTCGCTACGGGATGGAGGATGCCGCTTTGAGCGTTTTTAGCGTGTTGCTCACCCAGGGCGGAGAGCGATTTTTTTTTGGGGAGATGAGAATAGCAATGCGATAAGATGACTAATGACTAATTCGCTACTTCGGCTATTTCAATAACCCGCCCTTCATAATCTTTAACTAGAAAATTTAGGGGTTTTTGATTGCGAATCTTAAACTTTAACCCGCGTGTTTCTACCCGCAATAAAATCATTTCTAAACAGTCACGGTCAAAACAAACATGACGTTGCTGATTTTTAGTCCCCAAACTCGCACCAGTAATAACGTGAAGTTGGGTGTTTTTCTTTAATTGATACCATAGTCCATCATTACCGTTGTTCATGGTTTTACCTGACCAACTGGGACTGGTGGACATATATAACGGATCTATCCCCGTCGCGCCTATGGTTTGTTCGTAATTGTAGTAGTAGTGCAATGGTACTTCTGCGGCTGGCAAATCTAGCAGCCCTTCATATAATTGTCGGGCAATCTCTAAATCAGACACCATCACAGTATGCACTTTGGGCGCACTGGTGAGGAAGAGCCACATAGCACCTGCATAGGCTGCTAGTAGCATCACCATAATGCCTTGGGTGGAAAATAGGCTATCTAAGGGTAGGGACGGCAAGAATGAGCCTAAAGTCAGAGGCGGGAGCAGAAACGATATGACACTAGCTGCTATAACCATGAACAAATTAGAAATTATATAAAGGTAGCCGCTTTTATTATTGTCGATCAAGACTTAAAAGAGGTCTTTATCTAGTGTACCAAGACTAAACTTGTCTGAGTTTTAATCTAAAAATATTCTTTACTACATTATGAAGTGCGGAATGTGGGTTTTAATACCATTTTGAGCAAATCAGAATACGATTGTCCGAAAGTTGCGTTTGATAAATTGGTGCAGCTATGCCATTTGCCGAGCCATTAACTGGGCAAATAGTCCTTCTTGTGCAGCTAGCTGGTCAAAAGTTCCTTGTTGTACAATCTGTCCTGCTTGTAATACATAGATGCGATGCGCGTTGCGGATTGTGCTGAGTCGATGGGCAATTACAACACGAGTGACTTGCATTTTATCCAAACTTTTACTAACAATAGCTTGTGTCTTATTGTCTAAAGCACTGGTAGCTTCATCAAACAGCAAAACGCGGGGTTTCAATGCTAACGCGCGAGCAATTAAAAGTCGCTGTCGTTGTCCTCCAGAAAGATTACTTCCACCTTCACTAACTACAGTGTGCATTTGCATTGGCATAGCGATAATATCTTCAGCTAAACCTGATGCTCTAGCTGCTTCCCAAGCTTCTTCTAGAGTAATCCCCGCACCAGCAGCGATATTCTCAAAAATGGAACCTGACATTAATTGACTGTTTTGCAAGACTACGCCTAACTGTCGGCGCACTGCTTCTACATCCAAGCCAGACAAGTCTTGACCGTCGTAGTATATACTACCTGCTTCTGGAGTTTCAAATCCCAGTAACAACCTGAATATAGTGGATTTACCACTTCCAGAACCCCCCACAAGGGCAATAAATTCTCCTGGCTCCGCAGAAATATTGAGATTATCGAGTATTAGCGAACCATCTTGGCGATAGCGAAAGGTGACGCGATCCACAGCGATTCTACCAATTAACTTGCCAGGATCGGCTTTGCTGGTATTCACTTCTGGTATACTTGCCAGAATGGGCTGGGTGCGTTTCCACTGGGGAATAACCTGTAAAACTTCGGTGACAGTGTTGCTCAGGTCTGTAGTTCCTTTGATAAAGTTTCCATAGGCTGTGTTAAAGGCTAAAAAAGTACCAAGAGATAGACCAATAGTTCCTGAATTCTGTGCTTCTTCAAGTAGTTTGATGGTAAACCAAAATAAGGCTCCATTAGTCACTATGGGTATGACTGTGTTGAAAAATATCACAGCGTCTTCTACTTGTTGTGTACTGAGTTCCAGCTTGATTTGCTGACTGTAGTTTTTACTCCAAGCGGCAAAGGCGCGTTCTTGTGCGCCAGCAATATGTAGTTTAGAAATACCATTAATCAGCTGCACTGTTTGTCCAAAAATTTTGCCCTGTAATTCCAACAGAGGTTGCACTTTACGCAGCAACATTACACCAGAAATTGTCGTGAATGCGATCGCTATGACTGCAAACGCCACCGCAACTAAAGCTAATTTGTAGTTGTAATAAAATAACTGCCCCAAATAAAACAGTGTAAACAGACTACTGAAGAGATTTATCAAGATTCTGCCACCTAATTGGCGACGGATTGCACTTACCGAAGATACGCGGGAAAGTAAATCACCTGTGGTGTATTGACGGAAAAATGAGATTGGTAAGTTTAACAGCCTGTCACAAGTAGCGGCTTGAGTCGAAGCATCTCCAAAGGTTTCTGTTCGTAGAATCGCAAATCCTTGAGTTATCTGAAATAAAGCTGTACCCAAAGCAGCAACGAGCAATCCCAAGCCGATTTGCAACAATAAACCGCGATCGCTATCTGGTATGGCATTGTCCATCATAATTGCCGTGGCTTGGGGAGTGAGCATCCCTAGTAATGTCACGGCAATACCAGTAAATACAATTGTCAGTATATCTCTGGCACGTCCTTTGAGGGTAAATTGCAGTAAACTCAAAGCTCCCAGCACTCGATCCGGCAAAGGCCGATAAAACATATAAGCAACGGGAGCTACTTTTGTAGCTACGCCCTCATCCACCCGCGTGCGAGTGCGTTCCACTGGATCGAAGATTTCATAGCGATTTGTCGCAACTTGTAACAGTGCCACTGGTCGATTGTCTTGAGTGTAAGCCAGAAGCGAACTACAATCTTTTTCCCACCAATTGTCTCGCAATAGCACTCGCCGCATTCTCATCCGCGAAGCCCGAACGATCGCTTCTAGTGGCTCTTTCAGCCGCTTCAGGTTCTCAGAACGAGCCGGAGGTCTAATTTTCACGCCGATAGCTTTGCCGACTGCACCAGCCGCAACTAATAAAGGCGTACCTTCTAGGAAAAAATCGCCATCTTGGTAATTCAGGGTTGATGCTAACTCTCCTACAGCCTCGGCTGTCACTTGACGGTTGAGACGTTGGCGATCGCCCAACCGCATCAGTTCTTCTTGGGCTTCTTGATGCTCTAAAATGTCAATGCAGCGCAGCAGTTGAGTATTTAGCTGGGATAGCCCGGTAAGAATAATATCTGAGTTGTCAATTTCGGAAGTTGTAATAGTAGCAAATTGAACTGTATCTCTGGCTTCTAGCCACATTTTATCGTTGAGGGGAAAAGTTGCAGTTGGGCTGAAGAGAGTTAGTTCGTCAAAACCCAGAAACTTGACAGTACCTTCCTTCATCTGTACCCAGCAGACAACCCCTGGTTCTGGTTGAAAAGTTTGACCGTTAATTAAGGAAAGTCGGCTGCTTCCCTCAGTTCTAACTTGAATTACTGGAGTGGGAATCGAAGAAAGTGCAGTACCAACTTGCTTGAGCCAAGATTCTACCAAAGCGATGGCTTTCACATTTCCATTGGCTATTAATTCCCGGAAAGACTCAGGGTGTAGTTGTAGTAATTTTATCTCACCCATTGGCACGGCTAAAATTTGGCGTTGCTGATTGCCTGATATAGCAGCAGTTCCAAAAAGAGCCTCGCCTCGACCCATCGTACATAGATAACGGCGAGTGCCTTCTATTACACCATCTTTAATTGTGACGGCAAACAATGCCACAGAGCCAGATTGAACTACCCAAATCCGATCAAGATCGTTTAACAATATCGGCTCATTTCCCTGAATTTGGTACAGTTGTCCCCGCATTGTTGCCTTACTCCAATTAAAAATAAAAAAGTTTAACAAAATGTAGGGGTTTAAATCCCCGGCTTCTATCCAGGCGCAAGTGTTGTGGCGGGGTCTAAATCCACGTTACAACACGTAATTGCGTTAGCGTAGCGGGACGAAGTCCATTGCGAATTGCGAATTGCGAATTGCGAATTGGTTTAAAGTGCTTCCCCTTCCATCCGAATTAACCGCGAGTACGCACCATCGACTTGCCACAATTTTTGATGAGTACCGCGTTGCACGACTTTGCCATGTTCTAAGACGATGATTTCATCGCAGTCTCGGATCGTGCTTAAGCGGTGTGCCACGATAATGCAGGTGCAACCTCGTCGCCGCAGATTTTCATCAATAATTTTTTCTGTTTCTGCATCTAAGGCACTGGTAGCTTCATCCATCACCAGGATAGAAGGGTTGTTGACCAAAGCACGAGCAATTTCTAATCGCTGTCGCTGTCCGCCGCTTAAGTTAGCAGCACCTTCTATGAGTGTTGCATCCAATCCCCCAGTCATTGACAGGATAACATCTGCGATCGCAGCATCTTCACAAGCTCGGATTAAGCTTTTATCCTGTATAGTAGAATCCCACAGAGTTAAATTATCTCTAACTGTTCCGCCAAATAGCAAGATATCTTGCTCCACCATCGCCACGGAGTTAGTAAGTATTTGCTGGGGTATCTGCTCTCTGGATGTTCCATCAAATAATATTTCCCCCGTCCAAGGTTGATAAAGTCCGCTAATGAGTTTGGCAATGGTAGATTTACCAGAACCACTCCCGCCTACCAATGCCACTCGCTGTCCTGGTTTAATTGCGAGGTGAAAATTTTCAATCAGTGGTTGCTCTAAGCGACTATAACCAAATGTCACATTCCGTAATTCAACATACCCTTGTAACTTAGGCACAAATGTAGAAGGATAAACTGACAGCAAGTTTTCTTTGTTCTCCCCTGCTCCTCTGCTCCCCTGTTCCTCTATCGGATTATCCAGCACATCATCTAGGCGGAGTAAATTCCCTTCCAACTCTTGCAAAGTAGTACCGAAGTTGACGAGATTGTTCACGGGTGATTGAAAGCTGTACATTAAACCTTGAAAAGCTACGAGCATTCCAATGCTGAGATGTCCATCCATCACTCGTAAACCACCCACAACCAATAACATTACTGAAGAAAGAGCCGACAGGAGTACGGGTAATACAGAAAATATTTGGTTTGTCGCACCTAATTCCTGTTGAGAATTAATCGCCTTGGTGTAATAACCCGACCACCGCGCAAAAAAATCTGACTCTAAACCAGATGCTTTTAGGGTTTCTATACTTTGGAGAGCAGCAATGGAAGTACCAGCAGCTTTACCATACTCTTGGATCAATCGTTGATTAGCATCTACGCGCTGTCGGGAAATCCACTGTAAAACTAAGATATTTATAGCAGCAAAAATAACTATACATAAGGTAAGTACCCAGTCATATTGCACCATGACTAAAGCATAAAAAATCACCATAACTGCATCAATGACCGTAGTAGCCAATCGTCCCGAAAGGACATCAGCAACTTGGTCGTTGATAGTGGTGCGATCGCTAATTTCTCCCGCAAAGCGTTGAGCGTAAAAACTTACAGGTAAGCGGAGGATATGCCAAAGGAAGCGGCTGGACATACCAACAGCCAGCTTTATTTTTAGCCGACGCAGATATTTCAAGCGCAGTAGGGTTAACAATCCTTGCACTATAGCTGTAATAATCATAGCCAACAGCAACGGACGCAACCAATGTAGCCTTTGTTCGATGAGGATTTCGTCTACAAATACCTGACTAAACACAGGTATGAGTAATCCCACAATGGCTAAGAAAAAACCACTAATTAAACAGTAAACTAAAGCACCAAAAGCTCCCCTTAATCGTGACCACAGCGATACCGTAATGTTGGGTTTGTGACCACCTTTGACAAACTCTGGGCTTGGTTCCATCACCAGCACCACTCCGGTATATCCTTCGTCAAATTCTTGCAAGGATACAGTACGCGGCCCGGTGGCGGGGTCGTTGAGATAAACTCGTTGTTTGCCAAATCCCTCCACAACTAAGAAGTGGTTGAAGTTCCAGAAGACAATATAAGGAGGGCGCAAATCTTGGAGTTTTTCTAGTTCTTTTTTAAAGCCTTTGGCTTGGAGTCCGTATCTTCTGGCAGCTTTGACCATATTGGATGCTTTACTGCCATCACGGGAAACGCCACATTCTCGTCGGAGTTCGGGTAAAGGTACAATGCGATCGTAGTAACCGAGAATTATTCCTAAAGCAGCAGCACCACATTCAACCCCCTCCATTTGTAAGACAGTGGGGGTTTTAACGCGCCGCCTGCTGGGATTAAAAAGTAATTTTTGCAGGTACTGCCAAGGATTAATCGTTGTTGCTAAGGTCGGATTAGTAGATACCACTGTATTCCCTCAAAATTGGTAAAACAAAAGTGATGGGAGCGCGTTCTTCTATCTTGACTCGCACAATAGTCGTAGTTCCAGAAGAAATTTTTGTTTGCGGCCCCGTGGAAGAAGACCACTTATAACCACTGGGAGTTGTAGCATCTAATTCTAGGTCAGCAAATACTTGCATCAGACCTTCTTGCCTTTGAGCTACCAAACTTTCTACAATATCTGCATTACCCACCTCCGATGCAGCAGCTTCTTTTGTAATGGGGAACTGTGAAACTTTACTAACCGTACCGACAATACCGCCAAACCGTTGTCGCTTGACGATTTGGGGTGTAATTTGAATTGTCATCCCCTGTTGAATTTTCTTCCCATCCCCAACCGAGAAATAGGTGACACCAACTAATTTTTTAGATGAGTCCTCTCCTTCTATGGTGCCAAGACGAGTTCCAGCATTAACAACTTG from Nostoc sp. UHCC 0870 includes these protein-coding regions:
- a CDS encoding NHLP bacteriocin export ABC transporter permease/ATPase subunit, yielding MRGQLYQIQGNEPILLNDLDRIWVVQSGSVALFAVTIKDGVIEGTRRYLCTMGRGEALFGTAAISGNQQRQILAVPMGEIKLLQLHPESFRELIANGNVKAIALVESWLKQVGTALSSIPTPVIQVRTEGSSRLSLINGQTFQPEPGVVCWVQMKEGTVKFLGFDELTLFSPTATFPLNDKMWLEARDTVQFATITTSEIDNSDIILTGLSQLNTQLLRCIDILEHQEAQEELMRLGDRQRLNRQVTAEAVGELASTLNYQDGDFFLEGTPLLVAAGAVGKAIGVKIRPPARSENLKRLKEPLEAIVRASRMRMRRVLLRDNWWEKDCSSLLAYTQDNRPVALLQVATNRYEIFDPVERTRTRVDEGVATKVAPVAYMFYRPLPDRVLGALSLLQFTLKGRARDILTIVFTGIAVTLLGMLTPQATAIMMDNAIPDSDRGLLLQIGLGLLVAALGTALFQITQGFAILRTETFGDASTQAATCDRLLNLPISFFRQYTTGDLLSRVSSVSAIRRQLGGRILINLFSSLFTLFYLGQLFYYNYKLALVAVAFAVIAIAFTTISGVMLLRKVQPLLELQGKIFGQTVQLINGISKLHIAGAQERAFAAWSKNYSQQIKLELSTQQVEDAVIFFNTVIPIVTNGALFWFTIKLLEEAQNSGTIGLSLGTFLAFNTAYGNFIKGTTDLSNTVTEVLQVIPQWKRTQPILASIPEVNTSKADPGKLIGRIAVDRVTFRYRQDGSLILDNLNISAEPGEFIALVGGSGSGKSTIFRLLLGFETPEAGSIYYDGQDLSGLDVEAVRRQLGVVLQNSQLMSGSIFENIAAGAGITLEEAWEAARASGLAEDIIAMPMQMHTVVSEGGSNLSGGQRQRLLIARALALKPRVLLFDEATSALDNKTQAIVSKSLDKMQVTRVVIAHRLSTIRNAHRIYVLQAGQIVQQGTFDQLAAQEGLFAQLMARQMA
- a CDS encoding NHLP family bacteriocin export ABC transporter peptidase/permease/ATPase subunit, whose protein sequence is MVSTNPTLATTINPWQYLQKLLFNPSRRRVKTPTVLQMEGVECGAAALGIILGYYDRIVPLPELRRECGVSRDGSKASNMVKAARRYGLQAKGFKKELEKLQDLRPPYIVFWNFNHFLVVEGFGKQRVYLNDPATGPRTVSLQEFDEGYTGVVLVMEPSPEFVKGGHKPNITVSLWSRLRGAFGALVYCLISGFFLAIVGLLIPVFSQVFVDEILIEQRLHWLRPLLLAMIITAIVQGLLTLLRLKYLRRLKIKLAVGMSSRFLWHILRLPVSFYAQRFAGEISDRTTINDQVADVLSGRLATTVIDAVMVIFYALVMVQYDWVLTLCIVIFAAINILVLQWISRQRVDANQRLIQEYGKAAGTSIAALQSIETLKASGLESDFFARWSGYYTKAINSQQELGATNQIFSVLPVLLSALSSVMLLVVGGLRVMDGHLSIGMLVAFQGLMYSFQSPVNNLVNFGTTLQELEGNLLRLDDVLDNPIEEQGSRGAGENKENLLSVYPSTFVPKLQGYVELRNVTFGYSRLEQPLIENFHLAIKPGQRVALVGGSGSGKSTIAKLISGLYQPWTGEILFDGTSREQIPQQILTNSVAMVEQDILLFGGTVRDNLTLWDSTIQDKSLIRACEDAAIADVILSMTGGLDATLIEGAANLSGGQRQRLEIARALVNNPSILVMDEATSALDAETEKIIDENLRRRGCTCIIVAHRLSTIRDCDEIIVLEHGKVVQRGTHQKLWQVDGAYSRLIRMEGEAL